The sequence CGGGCCCGGTGTCCACGGAGTCCGCCGGCGCCGCTGCCGGTGCCTTGGTGGCCGCAGGCGCCAGGCGCTCCGCGCTCATCCGTTCCGCGGTCAGCATGATCAGCCCGCTGGCCGCGACCGCCCCGCACACCAGGGCGAGCACCGTGCCCGTGACCCCGTGCCGGAACTGCTCGCCGAACAGTGTGATGCCGACCGCCGCGGCCACCACCGGGTTCACGACGGTCACCGTGGCCAGCGGGGCCGTCAGCCCCGCGCCCCGGTAGGCCGCCTGCGCCAGCAGCAGCCCGGAGCCCGCGAGCGCCCCGATCACCAGCAGGGTGGGCAGCCCGGAGGTGACGGAGCCCGCCGTCCACTCCATGGCCACGGTCTTCGTGTACACCGACGCGATGCCGAACGCGACGCCCGCCGCCCCGGCCAGCACCACACTGCGCATCACCGGCCGGCGCATCGCCCGCGAGAGCAGGATCAGCGCGGCCACCGCACCGAAGGTCACGACGGCCAGCATCAGTTGCTCGGGGCCGCCCAGGCTGTGCGCGTCGGAGCTGCCGGTCAGGGCGAGCAGCCCGGCAAGGCCGACCGTCGCCATGACCGCGCCGCGCCACGCCGTCGCCCCCGCCCTGCGGCGTACGAACAGCGCGGCCATCGGCAGCGCGAAGACGATCGTGAGCGCCCCCAGCGGCTGTACGAGGCTCAGCGGGCCGTACGCGAGCGCCACGACGTGCAGGACGGCGCCCAGGCCGTTCAGCGTCACCGCGGCCCACCAGACCCGGTTGCGCAGGGGAGCGAGCGAGCGGCCGTCCGAGGCCGCGGCCACGCGCTCCTGGACGATCGCCCCGGCCGCGTAGGCGACCGCGGAGACCAGTGACAGCAGCACGGACAGCGCAAGGGAACTCATGTACACCACGATCCCCTTTTCCAGCCGCCGCGTCGTCGTCCCTGAGGCGGCGATCCGGCGTACTGCTTTGGTAGTACGGCAGTGGTCCCGGTGTCCTCCTCCTGACGGTAGTCCTCCGGGCGGCAGACGTCAGAAGGATCATGCGGGGCGGCCGCCTTCACCGGACCGACACGCAAGGCTCCTGTCCGACCCCTTGACGGGGATCACGGCGCGATCCAAGAATGATCGCGCTCTGACAACGTTGTCCTCAAGGAGGAGTCACCCCATGCATCGGACCTCACGGCCGAGACTGCGCGGCCCGGCGGCCGCACTCGCCGCCGCCGCGCTCCTGGGCGGTGTCCTCATCCCCGGGGCCACGGCCGAGGCCGCCCCCCGGACCGACGGCCGGCTGACCGACCTGGTCAACCCGTTCATCGGCACCCAGAACGAGGGCAACACCTACCCCGGCGCCTCCGTGCCCTTCGGCATGGTGCAGCTCTCGCCGGACACCGGCCACAACACCGGTTACGACTACGGCGAGAACCACATCCGCGGCTTCTCCTCCGTCCATCTCTCCGGCGTCGGCTGCGGCCTCGGCGGCGACCTGCCGACGCTGCCCACCACCGGGGACGTCACCGAGACCGACTACGCGAAGTACGCCGCCGAGTTCAGCCACGACGACGAGAAGGCGAGCCCCGGCTACTACCGGGTGGGGCTCAAGACCGGCATCGACGCCGAGCTGACCGCCACCCAGCGCACCGGCGTGCAGCGCTACACCTTCCCGGCCACCGACAAGGCCAACGTCCTGCTCAACGCGGGCCAGTCGCTGCACAGGACGCTGGCGTCCGAGGTCGAGATCCTGGACAACCGCACCGTGCGCACCGCGATCACCGGCAGCGGCTTCTGCCAGGACACCAAGCCGTACACGGTCTACACGGTCACCCGCTTCGACCGTCCCTTCACCACCTCCGGCACCTGGAACGGCGACACCGTCACCCAGGGCTCGAAGAAGTCCACCGCCACCGACGCCCGCAACGGCGCCTGGCTGCGGTTCGACACCACCAAGGACCGCACCGTCGAGGCCACCACGGCCCTCAGCTACGTCGACGCCAAGGGCGCCGCGCTCAACCTCCGCGCCGAGGGCGGCCACGGCTTCGACCACGTCCGGCGCGCCGCCGAACGCACCTGGGAGGACCGCCTCGAAGGTGTGAAGGCCCAGGGCGGCAGCGACGAACTGCGCCGGACCTTCTACTCCTCCCTCTACCGGTCCTTCCTCGCGCCCAACGTGGGCAGCGACGTGGACGGCCGCTACACCGGCTGGGACCAGAAGAAGCACCGCGCCGTTTCCGGCAGGGGAACCTTCACGTACTACCAGAACTGGTCGCTCTGGGACACCTACCGCACCCAGGCCCAGCTGCTCTCGCTGCTCGCCCCGCGCGAGTCCCGCGACATGGCCATATCCGTCCTGCGCATCGACGCGGAGAGCGGCTGGCTGCCCAAGTGGGGCTACGGCACGGTCGAGACGAACATCATGACCGGCGACCCCGTCACCCCCTTCCTCACC is a genomic window of Streptomyces sp. NBC_00708 containing:
- a CDS encoding DMT family transporter — protein: MVYMSSLALSVLLSLVSAVAYAAGAIVQERVAAASDGRSLAPLRNRVWWAAVTLNGLGAVLHVVALAYGPLSLVQPLGALTIVFALPMAALFVRRRAGATAWRGAVMATVGLAGLLALTGSSDAHSLGGPEQLMLAVVTFGAVAALILLSRAMRRPVMRSVVLAGAAGVAFGIASVYTKTVAMEWTAGSVTSGLPTLLVIGALAGSGLLLAQAAYRGAGLTAPLATVTVVNPVVAAAVGITLFGEQFRHGVTGTVLALVCGAVAASGLIMLTAERMSAERLAPAATKAPAAAPADSVDTGPAAGAPSAVGEETGDFAAPAGPSAPAGTPPPPVPPVPADGAASGSAGPRTPPPVPPLPVRMPLERLAGRVEFGPPPGAGRRTAAGEAADGGGVQTLTPPALR
- a CDS encoding GH92 family glycosyl hydrolase, whose protein sequence is MHRTSRPRLRGPAAALAAAALLGGVLIPGATAEAAPRTDGRLTDLVNPFIGTQNEGNTYPGASVPFGMVQLSPDTGHNTGYDYGENHIRGFSSVHLSGVGCGLGGDLPTLPTTGDVTETDYAKYAAEFSHDDEKASPGYYRVGLKTGIDAELTATQRTGVQRYTFPATDKANVLLNAGQSLHRTLASEVEILDNRTVRTAITGSGFCQDTKPYTVYTVTRFDRPFTTSGTWNGDTVTQGSKKSTATDARNGAWLRFDTTKDRTVEATTALSYVDAKGAALNLRAEGGHGFDHVRRAAERTWEDRLEGVKAQGGSDELRRTFYSSLYRSFLAPNVGSDVDGRYTGWDQKKHRAVSGRGTFTYYQNWSLWDTYRTQAQLLSLLAPRESRDMAISVLRIDAESGWLPKWGYGTVETNIMTGDPVTPFLTNAYQQGLLKGYEEEAYRALKKNADGVPPADSAPVGREANVQYLKDGFAPYIKDRPHAKPGDSDFDHGASATLEYALADGMLAEMARDLGHKADAARYDARAQNYRKIFDSSTGFFRARDTAGAFTGPADPAESEGFHEGTSWQYQWMVPQDIPGMVDLIGGKDAANQRLDSFFAYDKLLADPAKTAREVWVNGPYAYYNADKYNPQNEPDLIAPYTYLSTGQPWKTTDVVHAALTLFTNGPTGMTGNDDLGTMSAWMVLSSIGVFPVQPGTDTWGLSTPAFERVDIKLDRRYYPRGALTVSAPGTSDADRYIQSAGLDGAQQSRTYLTTDDIRSARSLSFTVGDEPSAWGTSPEDAPPALG